Proteins encoded within one genomic window of Eublepharis macularius isolate TG4126 chromosome 10, MPM_Emac_v1.0, whole genome shotgun sequence:
- the RASL11B gene encoding ras-like protein family member 11B, translating to MRLIHSMGTIAEQPQAGSAPGGGESGGLGGHAGRPRLVKIAVVGASGVGKTALVVRFLTKRFIGDYERNAGNLYSRQIEIDGEMLAIQVQDTPGIQIHGQSLECNEQLNRCIRWADAVVIVFSITDYKSYELLSHFHQHIRQLHPGNRVPVVVVANKADLLHVKEVEPQHGLQLASMLGCTFYEVSVSENYKEVFSAFHSLCKDVSKQQSVSTPEKRRTSLIPRPKSPNMQDLKRRFKQALSAKVRTVTSV from the exons ATGCGCCTGATCCACAGCATGGGCACCATCGCCGAGCAGCCCCAGGCGGGGAGCGCCCCGGGCGGAGGAGAGAGCGGCGGGCTGGGCGGCCACGCCGGCCGCCCCCGCCTGGTCAAGATCGCCGTGGTGGGGGCGAGCGGCGTGGGCAAGACCG CTCTGGTGGTGAGGTTTCTCACAAAACGGTTCATTGGTGACTATGAACGCAATGCAG GTAATCTGTACAGCAGGCAAATCGAAATAGATGGAGAGATGCTTGCAATACAAGTCCAAGATACGCCAGGCATACAG ATCCATGGACAAAGTCTGGAGTGTAACGAACAGCTAAACAGGTGCATTCGATGGGCAGATGCTGTGGTAATTGTCTTTTCAATCACAGACTACAAAAGTTACGAACTGCTCAGTCACTTCCACCAGCACATACGACAGCTGCACCCCGGGAACAGAGTGCCGGTTGTGGTGGTTGCCAACAAAGCAGACCTCCTCCATGTTAAAGAGGTGGAACCCCAACACGGACTGCAGCTGGCCAGCATGTTGGGGTGTACTTTCTATGAAGTGTCTGTCAGTGAGAACTACAAGGAGGTTTTCAGTGCTTTCCATAGCCTGTGTAAAGATGTCTCTAAGCAACAATCCGTCAGCACCCCAGAGAAGAGGAGAACTTCTCTCATCCCAAGGCCAAAGTCTCCCAACATGCAGGACTTGAAGAGGAGGTTTAAGCAAGCCTTATCGGCGAAAGTGAGAACTGTCACTTCAGTCTGA